TGTCTTCCTGGGGAGACTCGCCGACAAAGCGGTAGGCGGATTTGAAGATCAGCTCGATCTTGCCGACAAAGATGACGATGCGGATCTGGCCGGTGAGAGGATCGTCGGGGTAGGCCCGGCCTTCGATCCTTCGTTCCTTGGAGTTCTGATTGACGGCCTGTCCGGTGAAGGAGATGACCCCACCGGCTTCGAGTTGACGGAGCGACTCGGAAGAAACCTCTATGCGGATGGACCCCGCCTCGCTGAAGAAGAAGAAGGGAAGAACACTGGCGGAGTAGGTGGACTCGTAGCCGGTTTCGGTGCGTTGAAAGGTCCCGGATTCGAGCCGGATCCGCATGGCCGGGGTGTCCTTGGCGTTGGCCGAGTCGACCGTGACGGCGCGGAATTCGGGTCGCTCGGCGACCAGACTGGACTCAGCCTTCATGGCCGGGAGGGTGAAGAGGGTGATCCCCGCGAGGAGAAGCAGGCAACGTTGGAAATGGTCGGACACGAGCAATCGGCAATACAGGCAGGCAATCTTTCGTCGCGGTTGGTTGGGATCAAGCCTCTTTGAGCGGGGGGCGGAGTGGGGACTCCCTGAAAGGACAGGGAGAGTGGAAGAATGAAAGGGGGAGCCGGTGTTGACAGGGTAGAGCTGGTCGTCCCGGGCCAGCTGCGAAGCATCCGGTGGAACCCCATCGGGTTGCCATAGCGACAATCCGCGGCGCGTCAGGGCCGCTGCGCCCTGGCGTGAGTGGATCCGCAGGGTTGCGACCTCCTGCCTTTGAATCTTTCGCATTGCCATGGGGTGGGGCGGATCTGACGCTCGGATTCATGGCAAAGGAATCTCAAGCGACGTGGGGTGGGCGGTTCAAGGCGGGACCGGCGGAACTGATGCTGGCGTTCAGCGAGTCGGTTTCTTTCGACTGTCGACTGGCTCTTTTTGACATCGAGGCCAGCCAGGCCCATGCCGCCATGCTGGAAAAGGTCGGTCTTCTCACCGCAGCCGAGCACAGGGCGATCCGAGCGGGCCTGCGGGTGATCGGCGAGGAGATTCGGGCAGGGGAATTCGAGTGGCAGATTCGTTTCGAAGACGTTCACATGAACATCGAGCAGGCCCTGACGGCCCGCGTCCCGGCCGCAGCCAAGCTGCACACAGCCCGGAGCCGCAACGACCAGGTCGCCACGGATATCCGGCTATTCCTGAAGGACGCCTGCGGCGGGATCCAGACCCGGATCCGCACCCTGCAGCGGGTTATTCTGGAGGTGGCGGATCGCCATCGCGCCATTCTGATCCCCGGTTTCACGCACCTGCAGCGAGCCCAGCCGGTCTCGGTCGCCCACCACCTTCTGGCCTACCTGGAAATGCTGGAGCGCGACCATGAGCGGTTCACCGTGGCGACCGACCATGCCAATTGGTGTCCGTTGGGTGCCGGCGCCCTCGCCGGGACCACTCTGCCGATTGACCGGAACTTCACTGCGATCGCCTTGGGATTTGTCGACCGCAAGGGGCGCCCGCGGGTTACCCGCAACAGCATGGATTCGGTGGCGGACCGGGATTGCCTGATCGAGTTCGCATCTGCCTGCGCCCTGACCGGATTGCATCTTTCCCGGATGGCGGAGGACGTCATCCTCTGGTGTTCTCAGGAATTCGGGTTCGCCCGAGTCGGTGATGCCTTTTCAACCGGCTCGAGCCTGATGCCACAGAAGCGCAACCCCGATTCGTTCGAGTTGATCCGGGGCAAGTCGGCGCGGCTGCAGGGTAACCTGACGAGCCTCCATGTCATGGCCAAGGGGCTGCCGTTGACCTACAACCGGGATCTGCAGGAGGACAAGGTCCCAATCTTTGATTCCTTCGACCAGACGGCCATCTGCCTCGACGTGGCGTCGGGTGCCTTTGAGACGATGGTCATTGATCCATTCCGCTGCGCGGCTGCGGTGACCGATCCGGCCCTCCTGGCGACCGACCTCGCGGATTACCTGGTGGAGAAAGGCGTGCCCTTCCGTGAGGCCCACCACGCGGTCGGCGCGCTCGTCGGCGCGGCGGAGGCGGAGCATGTCGCGCTCAACGCGGTCGATGACGAGCGGGCCGCCCGTATCCATCCCAAGCTGACAAAGGATTGGCGGGAGGTTTTTGACCTGCAGAAGGCGATGGCAAAACGCAAGGGAATCGGGATGCCCGGTCCCTCACGGGTGGCCGGGGAAGTCCGGCGCTGGCGCCGCTATCTCGGTGTCGGCTGAACCGCAGGCAGTCGCCGAGGCTGACGGATCCCTCTCGCTGAAGCCCTTCCGCGCGGCGCTGGGGTTTGGGTTCTTCAACGCCCTGAGCTGGCAGATTGCCCTGGGGACGCCCATGGTCCTGTTCTGTGAACGCCTGGGGGCGTCTACCTTCGAAGTGGGTCTGGCCTACGCCTTCGTATTCCTGATGACGCCGCTGCAGATCCTGACCACGGCCGGGGTTTCCCGCTTCGGTTTCAAGGCTGTCATGCTGACGGGGTGGGGACTGCGCAGCCTCTTCCTGTTGATTCCCCTGGGGATTGCGGTGGCGGCGCCGGAGGAGGGCAGCCGGACCCTGGTGCGTCTGCTGATCGGTTCGGTCTTCTTCTTCTGTCTCTTCCGCTCGCTCGGAGTGGCGGCCTGGTTGCCGTGGCTCTACACGCTTCTGCCGGAGCGGATCCGGGGCCGTTATTTTGCCACCGACCAGATCGTGGCCGGCGTTGCCGGGGCCGGCACCCTGCTTCTTTGTGCCATTCTCTTCCGGGTTCTGCCTCTCTACGAGGCTTTCCGTATCGAGTATCTGGTGGCGATCTGCGGCTCGGTGCTCAGCTTCATCTCGCTTTACCGACTGCCCAGTCCGACTCCACCGGAAAGCCTGAATCTCGCAGCTGTTCTTCATGAATCTCCGGGCATCGTGGCCCGTTCCGGCCCGTTTCGGCGTCTGCTTCTCATTGGCGTCTGGTTTGCGGTCACGGTGACGCCGATCCCGCCCTTCTGTGCCTACTTCCTCAAGGCCGGACCGGGGTTCTCCGCCTCCCATATCCTTGTCCTGACCACCCTTCAGTATGCCGGAGCGATTTCGGGAGCGCTTCTCATCCGGTCCCGCATCGATCACCTGGGTCCCCGGCCCTTCTTCCGCATGGCTCTGACGATCTATGCCCTGGTGGCGGTCTACTGGCTTTTCTTTCTAGGAGGGCAGGTATCCGGTTCACCGGGACTGCATGGCGCGTATTTCATGTTGGGATTGGCGGCTTCGATGTGGTTTTCGGCCAACCTCAACTATCTGCCGCAGGTGGTGGAACCCGGCAAACGCGCCCTGATGGTGGCGATCCACAGCGCGGGCATCGCCCTGAGCGGCGGCCTGGCGCCCATTGTCTGGGGGGGCTTTCTGCGGGGGACGGATCCGGTGGCGTCGGTCGATGTCGGGGTTTTCCGGATTTTCTTCGCGGCGGTGATCGTGAGTGTGATCGGGCTTTTTGCCTTTGTCGGGCGACTGCCACGGAATGCGACCTGGAGCGGGGAGCGTCTGCCCGGCGTATTGGCATTCCGTCCGTTTCGGGCCATGACCAATCTGGTTGGGCTGGGTGAGTCGGGATGGGCAAGGGAAGGTGCGAAAGGCAAAGTCGAGTGACCCATGGGGGACGGGTTAGTCCTTGTCATTTTCCTTCATTTGTCAGGGATTCATCTTCCTCTATGGGTGTGATCCGCGTGCTGCCAGATCGAGTGGCCAATCAAATCGCCGCCGGCGAGGTGATTGAACGGCCCGCGTCCATTGTGAAGGAATTGGTGGAGAACAGCCTGGATGCGGGGGCGACCCGAATCGAGGTCGAATACGCCAGCGGGGGCCGCAGTCTGATCCGGGTCGAGGACAACGGACGGGGCATGAGCCGCGACGACGCCCTGCTTTCCATCGAACGGCACGCGACGAGCAAAATCCGGGAGGCAACGGACCTGGATCGGGTGATCAGCTTCGGCTTTCGGGGGGAGGCCCTGCCTTCCATTGCAAGCGTCTCGCATTTTGTGCTTCGCTCGCGGGCCGAAGGGGAGGAGTCCGGGACCGAGATCGTGATCGACGGGGGCAAGCTTCTTCATGTCCGGGACTGCGGGATGCCGGTGGGAACGCGAATCGTGATCACCCGGCTCTTCAACACGGTCCCGGCCCGTCGGAAATTCCTGAAATCGGATCGGACCGAGGCCGGGCACATCGTGCAGTCCGCCCGGTTGTATGCCCTGGCCTCACCGGGAGTGGCTTTCAACCTGATCGAGGATCGACGGCCGGTCTTCCAATCGCCGGTCTGTCCCGACCTTCTCGAGAGGGTGACAGAGATCTTTGGCCGGCAGATTGCGGAGCTGGTGGTGCCGGTCGCAGGTGCCGAGGGCGATCTGAGGATCGAAGGCCTGCTGGGCCGTCCCGGGGTGGGGCGGGGAACTCGGCATGAGATGATCACTTTCGTGAATGGACGGCCGGTCGAGAGCCGGACCCTGGCCTACGCGATTCTAGAGAGCTACCACACCCTGATTCCCAAAGGCCGCTATCCGGTTGCGTTTCTCTTTCTCTCGATCGACCCGGCCGGGGTCGATGTCAATGTGCATCCCTCCAAGCGGGAAATCCGGTTCCGGGACGAACCGCGGGTCCGCGGTTTCACCATCCGGACGGTTCTCGATGGATTGCGATCGAGCGAGACCCGGGGGACTCCCGGAGCCGTTGAACACTCGCCCGACCGGGCAGACATCTCCCGAAGCCGTCCGACGGAGCGGGCGGAGGATGTGTCCGGGCAAAGCGCGGCGCCGGGGTCCGCGACTCCGGTTCGATCCGGGGCCTTGCCCGGTCCCTCCCGGGTGATTGCGCGTCCGCGGCCGCCGGAGCCGCCGGTGGGGAGGACGGAGCCGGTCGCCGTGCCGCCGCGGCCTTCGATTCAGCCGGTGGATTGGGTTCTGATCGGGTCCCTGCAGGCGACCTATCTCCTTTTTGAGACGGGGGCGGGGTTGGTCCTGCTTGACCATCGGGCGGCCGAGCAGCGCATCTGGTTTGAACGGCTCATGCGGGAATTCCGGGAGGGGGAGGCGGCGGGCCAGCGTCTGCTCTTTCCCATCCCGGTCGAATTCGACCCGATCGGCGGGACCATCGTGGTCGATCATCTGGAGTTTTTCGGCAGTCATGGCTTCGAGGTGGCGCCCTTCGGCCGGAACACCTTTCGGCTCGAGAGTGTCCCGGTCTGGCTGAAGCCGGAGCGGGCCGAGGATTTTCTGCGGGACCTGGTCGGCCTGATTCGACAGGGGAGCCTCTCCAGCCGGAAACCCGATCTGGCGGCGGAAGCACTTGCCCGGATGGCCTGCAGGCGACTGACGGACAGTCTCAAGATTCCCGGCGCGGAAGAAGCGGCCGGGTTGATCCGAGCCCTATTTGCCTGCTCGGTTCCCCAGTCGGACCCATCGGGACGGCCCACCTACATCGAGCTGGATTCCGGTGAATTGAACAGGCGTTTTCACAAAGGGCGCGCAACCTCGACGGACGCTCTCTTCTGACCCTGAGAATCGGCAATCCGGGCGATTGTCGGTCCTGACGGCACTCCATCTGCTTCAGTTCCTGCCGATCTTCAATCTGGGGAATTCCCTTTTCACCACGCGAAAAACCATTCATTCCACTTTGCTCCATGGCCACAGCAACCAGGAAATCACCGAAAAAGAAGGCTGCCGCAAACAGCTTCAAGTTCTCCACCGGTGAATCGGTCGAGGAAATCAAGCTCTCGATCTGCAATCATCTCAAATACACCCTGGCGCGCGATCCGCATACGGCGACGCTGCGCGACTGGTGGATCTCGACCTCGATGGCGGTGCGCGATCGCATCATCGAGCGGATGATCCGCACCCAGGGCACCCACCACAACAAGAACGCCCGGCGGGTCTATTACCTTTCGCTCGAGTACCTGATGGGACGCCTGCTGGTGAACAACCTGATCAATTCCGGCATTTACGATCAGACCCGTGACGCCCTGTCCGAACTTGGTCTCGATTTCGAGGAGATCCGGGAGGAGGAGGTCGACATGGGTTTGGGCAATGGAGGTCTCGGCCGGCTGGCGGCCTGTTTCCTCGATTCGATGGCCACGCTTGATCTGCCCGCCATCGGCTACGGCATCCATTACGAATTCGGCCTGTTTCGCCAGGAGTTCGTCGACGGTCATCAAGTGGAGCATCCGGACAACTGGACGGTATTCGGAACGCCCTGGGAGATCGTCCGTCCCGAATACACGGTCCGGGTCCAACTCTACGGTCGGGTCGAAAACGTCTTCGACGACCGCGGCAATGTCCGTCCCCGGTGGGTGGACACGCAGTATGTGCTGGGGGTGCCCTACGACATCCCGATCTGCGGTTACGAGACGAACACGGTCAACTTTCTCCGCCTCTGGGCCTCCCGGTCGTCCGAGGAGTTCGACCTCGATGTCTTCAACGAGGGCGGTTATGTCGAGGCGGTCCGGGAAAAGGCGGTCGGCGAGACCGTGTCGAAGGTCCTTTACCCGAACGACAAGACGGAAAACGGCAAGGAGCTCCGGCTGGTCCAGCAGTACTTCTTCGTCAGCTGTTCACTGCGGGACATCATCCGCCGCTACCGCACGAGCAACAGCGGTTGGGAAGGCTTTGCCGGCAAGGTGGCCCTGCAACTCAACGACACCCACCCGGCGGTGGCGGTCGCGGAGTTGATGCGGATCCTCGTCGATGAGGAAATGCTGGAATGGTCCCATGCCTGGTCGATCGTCACGCAGACATTCGGCTACACCAATCACACCCTGCTCCCCGAAGCGCTGGAGAAGTGGGGCGTGCCGCTCTTTGAGCGGATCCTTCCGCGGCACTTGCAGATCATCTACCGGATCAATTCGGAATTGATGGAGACAGTCGAAGAGAAGTGGCCGGGCGATGTCTCCAAGAAGCAGGTTCTGTCGCTGATCGAGGAAAACGGCAGCAAGATGATCCGGATGGCCAACCTGGCGGTGGTCGGCAGCCATTCCGTCAACGGGGTCGCCGCCATTCATTCCCAGCTGATCAAAAGTCACCTCTTTCCGGAATTCGCCGAGCTCTATCCGGATCGGTTCAACAACAAGACGAACGGGATCACCCCACGCCGCTGGCTGCTCGCCTGCAACCGGCGTCTCGCCCAGTTGATCACTTCACGGATCGGGGATGGCTGGCCCAAGGACCTCAATCTGCTCAGGAAGCTGGAGCCGCTGGCCGACGACCCCGATTTCCAGCGGGAGTTCATGGCGATCAAGCATGCCAACAAAGTGGACCTGTCCAAGGTCATCGCGGACGAATGCGGGGTATCGGTCGATCCGAACGCCATCTTCGATGTTCAGATCAAGCGTCTCCATGAATACAAGCGGCAGCATCTCAATCTGCTCCATATCCTGACCCTCTACCGCAGTCTGCTTCAGAATCCCGACCTCGACATCGCTCCGCGGGTCTTCATTTTTGCGGCCAAGGCCGCCCCGGGCTACGAACTGGCCAAGACGATCATCCATGCGATCAACGCGGTGGGGGCCGTCATCAACACCGATGTGCGGATCAAGGGCAAGCTGAAGGTCGTCTTCCTGCCCAATTACCGGGTATCCCTGGCGTCCCGGATCATTCCGGCGGCCGACGTTTCGGAGCAGATCTCGACGGCGGGCAAGGAAGCTTCAGGAACCGGTAACATGAAGCTGGCGCTGAACGGAGCTGTCACCATCGGGACCCTCGATGGTGCCAACATCGAGATCGGCGAGGAAGTGGGTGACGACAATATCTTCATCTTCGGACTGACCGTTGAGGAGGTTCAGAATCTGGTGGCCGAGGGCTATGACAACTGGTCCTGCTACTTCAAGAACGAGAACCTCAGGCACGTCGTCGATTGGATCGGTTCGGACTACTTCACACCTGTCGAGCGGGGAAGCCTGACTTCACTCAGGCAGAGTCTTCTTGAACGGGGCGATCCGTTTCTCGTCCTCGCGGATTATGCGGCCTACTGTGCCTGCCAGGAGCGGGTCGACGAGGCCTATAAGGATCCGGTCCGTTGGGCCCGCATGGCCATCCTCAATACCGCGCGGGTGGGCAAATTCTCCAGTGACCGGACGATCAGCCAGTATGCGCGTGAGATCTGGAAACTTGACCCGGTGCGGGTTCGGTGATCACGGTTTCCTGAGATCGCCCCCAGTTTGTCCTTTTCGGGAACCCCTCGGCCTCTGCGGGGTCTGGACGGGCGACCCACCGAACCGTCATGTACCGTTGTCACTCAATCATCCCATTCCTGCTCGCTCTGGTTTCGACTGCCGGCTTCTCGGCTGACCGTCCGGTCCATTATCAGACCCTGACCGGTTTTGACAATCCCATCAGTTGCGCCTTCGACCTGAGCGGCGACCTCCTTTTCGTCGTCAATTCCGCCCGTGGTGAGTACGGCTGGGTGTCGGGTCGTGGGGCGGTCAGCAAAGTGGCCGTGGCTGCCGATGGCACCCTTTCCATGATCGATGACCGTTTTGTGACCGGCCTCGGAGGTCCCATGGGCATCGCAATCCTTCCGGTGGAGATTGGTCGTTTTGCCGCCGGGACGATCTTTGTCAGCCAGGGTGGCGCGTGGGTGGTCAATCGATCGGGCGAGCTTGTCCGGAACACCTTTGATCTGGAAACCGGGGTCTTTGCCATTGATCCGGAATCGGGTCGGATAGTCGGCAAATTGCTGATGGGTCCCGGGACGAGATTTTCGCAATCACTCGGTCACGGGGTGGTCAACCCGTTGGGTATCTGCTTCAACCCCGCCGGCGATCTCTTTGTGTGCGATGGCGGCTCGGGCGGACCCAATCTATCCCCTCCGGTGGATGGACGGGCCGGGATCATCCGAATCCCGGCGGATCAGCTCGATTCCGTCGCGGCCGGGAACGGAGCCGAGGGCCTCGATTTCCTCGGGGTGGCCAATGGGCCGACCACTCTCTTCTGGCACGCCGCCAGCAACAGTCTGATGGCGACGACCGGGAGCGGCATGGGACCTCTCGGGGGCGCGGTTTTCCGGTTGCCGCGCGGCGATTTCTCAGAGCGAGGGTCGGTCGAGACGGTTGGCAGTGGCCTGACGGCGGTCGCCGGTGCGTTCATCACGCCCGCGGGAACCGCGATCGCCATCGTCAATTCGGGCGAGATCCGGCGGATTCGATCAAAGGAAAAGTCCAAGGATATCCGTCTCAGACCCGAACTTTACCTGGTGACCCCGGGAGCACCGGCGGCGAAGACCCTGCCGGACGGTCGGATCATGACAGTCATTCCCGAGCAGGCCGGCGGCGGAATCGCCGACTGGCATCAGCAGGTTCAGGTCATTCTTTTCCCTTCCGAAACCTGAAGGCTTTCTCCGATTTCGTCACTTTGGAGAACGCCTCTTAGGTTGCCATTTGACGGTGGCTTCATACCGTCGGGCGGAAATGGTAACTTTCGGCGTTCCCAAGGAAATCAAGGTCGGAGAGACTCGTGTATCGATGACACCGACGGTCTGTCGCCGGGTGACGGCGATGGGCGCCCATGTCGTCATTCAGAAATCAGCCGGCCAGTTTGCCGGATTCACCGATGCGGAGTATGAGGCGGCCGGCGCCCGGGTGGTGAGCACGGCCAAGCGGGTCTTCGATCAGGCGGACCTCATTCTCAAGGTCAAGGAGCCTCTGGAACCGGAGTATGAACTGCTGCGTGACGGGCAGGCCCTGTTCACCTATCTTCACCTAGCCGCCTGCCTTCCGCTCGCCCGATGCCTGCTCAGGCGCAATATTCTTGGCATCGCCTATGAGACGGTGGAGTCCCAGGACGGCAGTCTTCCACTGCTCAAACCGATGTCGCAGATCGCCGGGCGGCTTTCCGTCCAGATCGGCGCTTTCTTTCTGCAGAGTCAGCACGGGGGGTCCGGGGTCCTGTTGGGCGGAGTGCCGGGAACCAATCCGGGTCGGGTGACCATCCTCGGGGCCGGGAATTCAGGGGCCCACGCCTGCCGGATCGCCGTGGGAATGGGCGCCCAGGTGACCCTGCTGGATATCGACAGTCGAAAGCTGGACTTTCTGGACTCCGAATATCAGGGCCGGGTGGTCACTCTCCTGGCCAATCCGGGAAATATCGAAAAGGCGGTCGCTTCGGCCGATCTCCTGATCGGCGCGGTCCTCATCCCGGCTGCCAAGGCTCCGGTCATTGTTTCCGCCGACATGGTCCGGGCGATGCGTCCCGGAAGCGTCATCGTCGACATCGCGGTTGATCAGGGAGGGTGCATCGAGACGATCAGTCCGACCTCGGTCGAAAAGCCGACCTACAAACGAAGCGGGGTTGTCCACTATGCGGTGCCCAATATGCCGGCTCTGGTGGGGCGAACCTCGACCATCGCGTTGACCCAGGCGACCGAACCCTTCGTCGTGGCCATCGCGGAGAAGGGGCTGAGCCGCGCTCTTGAAGAGGTGCGGGGCCTGGCCAAAGGCATCAACACCATGGGCGGCCGGGCGATTCATCCGCAGATCTCGAATCTGCTGGGCACGTGACGGCCGAAGCCCGCGGGACGCGGCCTCCGGAACGGGGGTCGGTACCCGAATATTCCGTCGTCATCCCGGCCTACAATGAAGAACGCCGTCTGCCGCCCGCCCTGCGTGAGTTGACCGATTACGGGAACGCCCGGGGGACGGATTTCGAGGTGATCGCGGTGGTGGAGCGATCCCGCGACCGCACCCTGCAGCGGGCGGTCGAGGTGGCGGCCCGGCGTCCGCCGGTCCGGGTGATCGACAACCCGATCCATCGCGGCAAGGGCTATGCCGTGAGGACCGGCGTGCACCGGGCCCGTGGCGGAATCATCTTCGTCATGGATGCCGACCTGAGCGTGCCGGTCAAT
This genomic window from Opitutaceae bacterium contains:
- the argH gene encoding argininosuccinate lyase, translating into MAKESQATWGGRFKAGPAELMLAFSESVSFDCRLALFDIEASQAHAAMLEKVGLLTAAEHRAIRAGLRVIGEEIRAGEFEWQIRFEDVHMNIEQALTARVPAAAKLHTARSRNDQVATDIRLFLKDACGGIQTRIRTLQRVILEVADRHRAILIPGFTHLQRAQPVSVAHHLLAYLEMLERDHERFTVATDHANWCPLGAGALAGTTLPIDRNFTAIALGFVDRKGRPRVTRNSMDSVADRDCLIEFASACALTGLHLSRMAEDVILWCSQEFGFARVGDAFSTGSSLMPQKRNPDSFELIRGKSARLQGNLTSLHVMAKGLPLTYNRDLQEDKVPIFDSFDQTAICLDVASGAFETMVIDPFRCAAAVTDPALLATDLADYLVEKGVPFREAHHAVGALVGAAEAEHVALNAVDDERAARIHPKLTKDWREVFDLQKAMAKRKGIGMPGPSRVAGEVRRWRRYLGVG
- a CDS encoding MFS transporter, which gives rise to MSAEPQAVAEADGSLSLKPFRAALGFGFFNALSWQIALGTPMVLFCERLGASTFEVGLAYAFVFLMTPLQILTTAGVSRFGFKAVMLTGWGLRSLFLLIPLGIAVAAPEEGSRTLVRLLIGSVFFFCLFRSLGVAAWLPWLYTLLPERIRGRYFATDQIVAGVAGAGTLLLCAILFRVLPLYEAFRIEYLVAICGSVLSFISLYRLPSPTPPESLNLAAVLHESPGIVARSGPFRRLLLIGVWFAVTVTPIPPFCAYFLKAGPGFSASHILVLTTLQYAGAISGALLIRSRIDHLGPRPFFRMALTIYALVAVYWLFFLGGQVSGSPGLHGAYFMLGLAASMWFSANLNYLPQVVEPGKRALMVAIHSAGIALSGGLAPIVWGGFLRGTDPVASVDVGVFRIFFAAVIVSVIGLFAFVGRLPRNATWSGERLPGVLAFRPFRAMTNLVGLGESGWAREGAKGKVE
- the mutL gene encoding DNA mismatch repair endonuclease MutL encodes the protein MLPDRVANQIAAGEVIERPASIVKELVENSLDAGATRIEVEYASGGRSLIRVEDNGRGMSRDDALLSIERHATSKIREATDLDRVISFGFRGEALPSIASVSHFVLRSRAEGEESGTEIVIDGGKLLHVRDCGMPVGTRIVITRLFNTVPARRKFLKSDRTEAGHIVQSARLYALASPGVAFNLIEDRRPVFQSPVCPDLLERVTEIFGRQIAELVVPVAGAEGDLRIEGLLGRPGVGRGTRHEMITFVNGRPVESRTLAYAILESYHTLIPKGRYPVAFLFLSIDPAGVDVNVHPSKREIRFRDEPRVRGFTIRTVLDGLRSSETRGTPGAVEHSPDRADISRSRPTERAEDVSGQSAAPGSATPVRSGALPGPSRVIARPRPPEPPVGRTEPVAVPPRPSIQPVDWVLIGSLQATYLLFETGAGLVLLDHRAAEQRIWFERLMREFREGEAAGQRLLFPIPVEFDPIGGTIVVDHLEFFGSHGFEVAPFGRNTFRLESVPVWLKPERAEDFLRDLVGLIRQGSLSSRKPDLAAEALARMACRRLTDSLKIPGAEEAAGLIRALFACSVPQSDPSGRPTYIELDSGELNRRFHKGRATSTDALF
- a CDS encoding glycogen/starch/alpha-glucan phosphorylase, with translation MATATRKSPKKKAAANSFKFSTGESVEEIKLSICNHLKYTLARDPHTATLRDWWISTSMAVRDRIIERMIRTQGTHHNKNARRVYYLSLEYLMGRLLVNNLINSGIYDQTRDALSELGLDFEEIREEEVDMGLGNGGLGRLAACFLDSMATLDLPAIGYGIHYEFGLFRQEFVDGHQVEHPDNWTVFGTPWEIVRPEYTVRVQLYGRVENVFDDRGNVRPRWVDTQYVLGVPYDIPICGYETNTVNFLRLWASRSSEEFDLDVFNEGGYVEAVREKAVGETVSKVLYPNDKTENGKELRLVQQYFFVSCSLRDIIRRYRTSNSGWEGFAGKVALQLNDTHPAVAVAELMRILVDEEMLEWSHAWSIVTQTFGYTNHTLLPEALEKWGVPLFERILPRHLQIIYRINSELMETVEEKWPGDVSKKQVLSLIEENGSKMIRMANLAVVGSHSVNGVAAIHSQLIKSHLFPEFAELYPDRFNNKTNGITPRRWLLACNRRLAQLITSRIGDGWPKDLNLLRKLEPLADDPDFQREFMAIKHANKVDLSKVIADECGVSVDPNAIFDVQIKRLHEYKRQHLNLLHILTLYRSLLQNPDLDIAPRVFIFAAKAAPGYELAKTIIHAINAVGAVINTDVRIKGKLKVVFLPNYRVSLASRIIPAADVSEQISTAGKEASGTGNMKLALNGAVTIGTLDGANIEIGEEVGDDNIFIFGLTVEEVQNLVAEGYDNWSCYFKNENLRHVVDWIGSDYFTPVERGSLTSLRQSLLERGDPFLVLADYAAYCACQERVDEAYKDPVRWARMAILNTARVGKFSSDRTISQYAREIWKLDPVRVR
- the ald gene encoding alanine dehydrogenase, producing MASYRRAEMVTFGVPKEIKVGETRVSMTPTVCRRVTAMGAHVVIQKSAGQFAGFTDAEYEAAGARVVSTAKRVFDQADLILKVKEPLEPEYELLRDGQALFTYLHLAACLPLARCLLRRNILGIAYETVESQDGSLPLLKPMSQIAGRLSVQIGAFFLQSQHGGSGVLLGGVPGTNPGRVTILGAGNSGAHACRIAVGMGAQVTLLDIDSRKLDFLDSEYQGRVVTLLANPGNIEKAVASADLLIGAVLIPAAKAPVIVSADMVRAMRPGSVIVDIAVDQGGCIETISPTSVEKPTYKRSGVVHYAVPNMPALVGRTSTIALTQATEPFVVAIAEKGLSRALEEVRGLAKGINTMGGRAIHPQISNLLGT